One region of Armigeres subalbatus isolate Guangzhou_Male chromosome 3, GZ_Asu_2, whole genome shotgun sequence genomic DNA includes:
- the LOC134223679 gene encoding cytochrome P450 9e2-like has protein sequence MLSRCSFTDYVKTIYDSFPDAKVFGVMNTILPLYVVRDPELIKQIAVRDFEHFTDRRPIFGSDHGDHPNLIACKSLFALTGQKWKTMRAVLSPAFTVSKMKLMFELIVECSESLVAYYRDQGAKEWDVKDVFARFSNDVIATCAFGIKVDSFSDRDNEFYRRGKEMVVFNDFKTQLKIFGYHFAPWLMNWFGIDLIAQEHSDYFSGLIRETIKTRETKGIIRPDMVHLLVQSQKGMLKNQQEDNHQQKSSEDNRSLVGTTMTDSELIGQCLFFFLAGFDTVSTSLTFLAYELALNPEIQEKLSSEIQDTHRLLNKQSITYEALHNMKYLNMVISEALRMWPSAPAVDRLCVQDYTLDGGEGSRCHLVKGTGVWIPIYGIHRDPKYYPKPDKFDPERFSEQRKEDIQPGTYLPFGIGPRACIGMRFAMMELKCIVYYLLLNFRLERTEKTEVPPPLEKGYVTLGAANGIVLKLIPK, from the exons ATGTTGTCGCGTTGCTCTTTCACTGATTATGTTAAAACCATCTACGACAGCTTTCCAGACGCAAA GGTGTTTGGCGTGATGAACACCATCCTACCGTTGTACGTCGTGCGCGATCCCGAACTGATCAAACAGATCGCCGTCCGAGATTTCGAGCACTTCACGGACCGTCGGCCAATTTTTGGCTCTGACCATGGCGATCACCCGAATCTGATCGCCTGTAAGTCGCTGTTCGCCCTAACTGGCCAAAAGTGGAAAACGATGCGCGCTGTGCTGAGTCCAGCCTTTACCGTGTCGAAAATGAAGCTAATGTTCGAGCTGATCGTCGAGTGCAGTGAATCGTTGGTGGCTTACTACCGCGATCAGGGAGCGAAGGAGTGGGACGTGAAGGACGTATTTGCGCGCTTCTCGAATGACGTGATCGCGACCTGTGCGTTCGGAATCAAAGTGGATTCGTTCAGTGATCGCGACAACGAGTTTTATCGCCGGGGCAAAGAGATGGTTGtttttaacgatttcaaaacACAACTCAAAATATTCGGATACCATTTTGCTCCGTGGTTGATGAATTGGTTCGGCATAGACTTGATTGCTCAGGAGCATAGCGATTACTTTTCCGGTTTGATCAGGGAGACGATTAAAACGAGAGAGACCAAAGGAATCATCCGTCCGGATATGGTCCACCTTTTGGTACAAAGCCAGAAAGGGATGTTGAAGAATCAGCAAGAGGATAATCATCAACAGAAATCCTCTGAAGATAATCGATCATTAGTCGGAACCACCATGACCGATAGTGAACTGATTGGACAGTGTTTGTTCTTTTTCCTTGCTGGCTTCGATACGGTGTCAACCTCCCTGACTTTCTTGGCATACGAACTAGCGTTGAACCCAGAGATCCAGGAAAAGCTCTCTTCTGAAATTCAAGATACTCATCGACTGCTAAACAAACAATCGATTACGTACGAAGCCCTTCACAATATGAAATACCTAAATATGGTCATATCGGAAGCGCTGCGTATGTGGCCATCGGCTCCAGCCGTCGACCGACTGTGCGTTCAGGACTACACACTGGACGGTGGCGAGGGATCGCGTTGCCACTTGGTGAAGGGAACCGGGGTGTGGATCCCAATCTACGGAATCCATCGCGATCCGAAGTACTACCCCAAACCGGACAAGTTCGACCCGGAACGATTCAGCGAGCAGCGCAAAGAGGACATCCAGCCGGGCACCTATCTGCCGTTCGGGATTGGACCCAGAGCTTGCATCGGAATGCGATTCGCGATGATGGAGCTGAAGTGTATCGTTTACTATTTGCTGCTGAATTTCAGGCTGGAGAGGACAGAGAAAACAGAGGTGCCACCGCCGCTGGAGAAGGGATACGTTACCTTAGGGGCCGCCAATGGAATAGTTCTGAAGTTGATACCAAAGTAA
- the LOC134223678 gene encoding probable cytochrome P450 9f2, protein MEVNLLLVVTILAVFAYLYHLITKNNDYFHDKPIPSLRAWPLLGTTAPLLLKQVTFGDFVMYVYNKFPGVKVLGMFDTVTPFFVIRDPELIKQIAVKDFDHFMDHQPFFGEPDDSEDHPHALFKRILFALNGQRWRNMRATLSPAFTGRKMRLMFKLMVDCSERMLKHYEAKMSNTSRMEVEIKDMLSRYGINVIASCAYGIDVDCFKDDAHEFMYHGKRMMQMGSPLVIAKMLFMKMFPKISKDWGIDVLNREQAEYFTKLIKDTVRARESQGIVRNDMVDMLLEARKGTLRYEEEEREDEQEGFATVQESEVGKAQITWSISETEMIAQCLIFFIAGFESVSTTSMFLIYELILHPDIQQRLYEEVQQTYKQLDGKLLTYDALQGMKYMDMVVSETLRMWPLAAIADRQCIRDYNLDDGEGLKFTIDKGTCVWIPIHGIHHDPQYHPNPGEFDPERFSDANKANIKVGTYLPFGIGPRNCIGSRFALMELKAVMYHMLRRFSFHRSEKTQIPLKLRKGMNNVGTEEGIHVELRLRDS, encoded by the exons ATGGAAGTAAATCTGTTACTCGTGGTCACAATATTGGCCGTGTTTGCATATTTGTACCATCTGATAACGAAAAACAATGATTATTTTCACGACAAACCGATACCATCGTTACGGGCCTGGCCGCTGCTGGGGACAACCGCCCCTCTTCTGTTGAAGCAGGTCACGTTCGGTGATTTTGTTATGTACGTGTACAACAAATTTCCCGGCGTAAA GGTCCTCGGAATGTTCGATACGGTTACGCCGTTTTTTGTGATCCGTGATCCGGAGCTGATCAAGCAGATCGCCGTTAAGGACTTCGATCACTTCATGGATCATCAGCCCTTCTTCGGAGAACCTGACGACTCGGAAGACCATCCCCACGCTCTGTTCAAGCGCATTCTCTTTGCGTTGAATGGTCAACGATGGAGGAACATGCGGGCCACGCTGAGTCCAGCTTTTACCGGACGGAAGATGCGACTGATGTTCAAACTGATGGTTGACTGTAGCGAGCGGATGCTGAAGCACTATGAAGCGAAGATGAGCAACACGAGTCGAATGGAGGTCGAGATTAAAGATATGCTAAGTCGGTACGGGATTAACGTTATCGCATCGTGTGC T tACGGGATCGATGTGGATTGCTTCAAGGATGACGCTCATGAGTTTATGTACCACGGAAAGAGAATGATGCAAATGGGGAGTCCGCTCGTAATCGCGAAGATGCTGTTCATGAAAATGTTCCCTAAAATCTCGAAGGACTGGGGAATAGATGTGTTGAATCGGGAACAGGCGGAGTACTTCACCAAGCTGATCAAAGACACTGTCCGCGCAAGAGAAAGTCAGGGGATTGTACGTAACGATATGGTCGACATGTTGTTGGAAGCTCGTAAGGGTACGCTAAGATACGAGGAGGAAGAACGAGAAGACGAGCAGGAAGGGTTCGCCACAGTTCAGGAATCTGAAGTGGGGAAGGCGCAGATAACTTGGTCCATCTCAGAAACGGAAATGATCGCACAGTGTCTAATATTCTTCATCGCTGGATTCGAGTCTGTATCAACGACATCCATGTTTCTTATTTACGAGTTGATCCTACATCCGGACATTCAGCAGCGATTGTACGAAGAAGTTCAACAGACTTACAAACAACTGGACGGAAAATTGCTAACCTACGATGCTCTCCAGGGAATGAAGTACATGGATATGGTCGTTTCGGAAACATTGCGCATGTGGCCATTGGCGGCCATTGCGGATCGACAGTGCATACGAGACTACAACCTGGACGACGGTGAAGGTCTCAAGTTTACCATCGATAAAGGCACTTGCGTGTGGATCCCGATCCACGGCATTCACCACGATCCGCAGTACCATCCGAATCCGGGCGAGTTTGATCCAGAGCGATTCAGCGATGCGAACAAAGCCAACATCAAGGTGGGGACGTATCTTCCGTTCGGTATTGGTCCGAGGAACTGCATCGGGTCGCGGTTTGCGCTGATGGAACTTAAGGCAGTTATGTACCACATGCTGCGCAGATTTTCGTTCCATCGAAGCGAGAAGACGCAAATTCCGCTGAAACTACGCAAGGGCATGAACAACGTTGGAACGGAAGAGGGGATACATGTGGAGCTGCGGCTACGGGATTCGTGA